A portion of the Vicia villosa cultivar HV-30 ecotype Madison, WI unplaced genomic scaffold, Vvil1.0 ctg.003006F_1_1, whole genome shotgun sequence genome contains these proteins:
- the LOC131640228 gene encoding pentatricopeptide repeat-containing protein At3g53170-like isoform X2, with the protein MKHLHSPPPCVTRASSISSTAPITCSTKFPTKNHPNSSKQPPSFRVQSLKRSSKPLSPGLQKDPKKDLSRILRTEAAIKGVENKAKSWKHKQLWPKAVLEALDDAIKGCQWENALMIFELLRNQHWYEPRCQTYTKLLMMLSKCKQPKEASQLLETMLFEGLKPTVDVYTALVLVDMSYLGIECNNVTYNSIIDGYGKAGMFEQMENSLTDMIENENCQPDIFTLNSLIGSYGNGGKIDQMEKWYDEFQLMGIKPDIKTFNMMIKSYGKAGIYDKMNAVMDFMERRFFTPTIVTYNTVVEVYGKAGEIEKMNNQFKKMKHLGMKPNSVTYCSLVSAYSKAGLIDKVDSILRHVENSDVVLDTPFFNCIISAYGQAGDLKKMGELFLAMRERKCKPDSTTFACMIQAYNTQGMTEDAKKMEDMMITSKDSLDTKLIGC; encoded by the exons ATGAAGCATCTTCACTCTCCTCCTCCTTGTGTAACACGGGCTTCATCCATTTCTTCCACAGCACCCATAACCTGTTCGACGAAATTCCCAACCAAAAACCATCCAAATTCTTCAAAGCAACCTCCTTCTTTTCGTGTCCAATCCTTGAAACGGTCTTCCAAGCCTTTATCTCCAGGGCTTCAGAAGGATCCTAAGAAGGATTTGTCGCGCATTCTTCGAACTGAAGCTGCTATCAAAGGTGTAGAAAATAAAGCCAAGTCGTGGAAACATAAACAGCTCTGGCCTAAGGCTGTTCTTGAAGCATTGGATGATGCCATTAAAGGGTGTCAGTGGGAGAATGCTCTCATG ATTTTCGAACTTCTTCGAAATCAACATTGGTATGAACCGAGATGCCAAACTTATACAAAGTTGTTGATGATGCTTAGCAAGTGCAAGCAGCCTAAAGAAGCTAGTCAGCTCCTTGAGACCATGTTGTTTGAAGGGCTTAAACCTACTGTTGATGTCTACACCGCACTT GTTCTTGTGGATATGTCATATTTGGGCATTGAATGCAACAATGTGACGTATAATTCAATAATCGACGGATATGGTAAGGCTGGCATGTTTGAGCAAATGGAGAATTCATTGACAGATATGATTGAAAATGAAAACTGTCAACCGGATATTTTCACGCTGAATTCTTTGATAGGATCATATGGAAATGGTGGGAAAATTGATCAAATGGAGAAGTGGTATGATGAATTTCAACTAATGGGCATAAAGCCTGACATAAAGACATTCAACATGATGATAAAGTCGTACGGCAAAGCAGGCATTTACGATAAGATGAATGCCGTGATGGATTTCATGGAGAGGAGGTTTTTCACTCCGACGATTGTAACATATAATACTGTCGTTGAAGTTTATGGAAAAGCCGGAGAAATTGAGAAGATGAATAACCAGTTTAAGAAAATGAAGCATTTAGGAATGAAACCTAATTCTGTAACGTATTGCTCGCTTGTAAGTGCGTATAGCAAAGCTGGGCTTATTGACAAAGTTGACTCAATCTTGAGGCATGTAGAAAATTCTGATGTTGTTTTGGACACTCCCTTCTTTAATTGCATAATTAGTGCTTATGGTCAAGCTGGCGACTTAAAAAAGATGGGCGAGTTATTCTTGGCAATGAGAGAAAGAAAATGCAAACCTGATAGCACCACCTTTGCGTGCATGATCCAGGCTTACAACACCCAAGGCATGACTGAGGATGCTAAAAAGATGGAGGACATGATGATTACTTCTAAAGATAGCTTAG ATACTAAGTTGATTGGATGCTAG
- the LOC131640228 gene encoding pentatricopeptide repeat-containing protein At3g53170-like isoform X1: MKHLHSPPPCVTRASSISSTAPITCSTKFPTKNHPNSSKQPPSFRVQSLKRSSKPLSPGLQKDPKKDLSRILRTEAAIKGVENKAKSWKHKQLWPKAVLEALDDAIKGCQWENALMIFELLRNQHWYEPRCQTYTKLLMMLSKCKQPKEASQLLETMLFEGLKPTVDVYTALVRVYGQSGLFRHAFSIVEDMKSVADCKPDVYTYSVLISCCAKFHRFDLIEQVLVDMSYLGIECNNVTYNSIIDGYGKAGMFEQMENSLTDMIENENCQPDIFTLNSLIGSYGNGGKIDQMEKWYDEFQLMGIKPDIKTFNMMIKSYGKAGIYDKMNAVMDFMERRFFTPTIVTYNTVVEVYGKAGEIEKMNNQFKKMKHLGMKPNSVTYCSLVSAYSKAGLIDKVDSILRHVENSDVVLDTPFFNCIISAYGQAGDLKKMGELFLAMRERKCKPDSTTFACMIQAYNTQGMTEDAKKMEDMMITSKDSLDTKLIGC; this comes from the exons ATGAAGCATCTTCACTCTCCTCCTCCTTGTGTAACACGGGCTTCATCCATTTCTTCCACAGCACCCATAACCTGTTCGACGAAATTCCCAACCAAAAACCATCCAAATTCTTCAAAGCAACCTCCTTCTTTTCGTGTCCAATCCTTGAAACGGTCTTCCAAGCCTTTATCTCCAGGGCTTCAGAAGGATCCTAAGAAGGATTTGTCGCGCATTCTTCGAACTGAAGCTGCTATCAAAGGTGTAGAAAATAAAGCCAAGTCGTGGAAACATAAACAGCTCTGGCCTAAGGCTGTTCTTGAAGCATTGGATGATGCCATTAAAGGGTGTCAGTGGGAGAATGCTCTCATG ATTTTCGAACTTCTTCGAAATCAACATTGGTATGAACCGAGATGCCAAACTTATACAAAGTTGTTGATGATGCTTAGCAAGTGCAAGCAGCCTAAAGAAGCTAGTCAGCTCCTTGAGACCATGTTGTTTGAAGGGCTTAAACCTACTGTTGATGTCTACACCGCACTTGTAAGGGTTTATGGACAAAGTGGTCTCTTTCGTCACGCATTTTCTATTGTTGAAGATATGAAATCAGTTGCTGATTGCAAACCAGATGTTTATACATACTCTGTTCTTATAAGTTGCTGTGCAAAATTTCATCGGTTTGATTTAATTGAACAGGTTCTTGTGGATATGTCATATTTGGGCATTGAATGCAACAATGTGACGTATAATTCAATAATCGACGGATATGGTAAGGCTGGCATGTTTGAGCAAATGGAGAATTCATTGACAGATATGATTGAAAATGAAAACTGTCAACCGGATATTTTCACGCTGAATTCTTTGATAGGATCATATGGAAATGGTGGGAAAATTGATCAAATGGAGAAGTGGTATGATGAATTTCAACTAATGGGCATAAAGCCTGACATAAAGACATTCAACATGATGATAAAGTCGTACGGCAAAGCAGGCATTTACGATAAGATGAATGCCGTGATGGATTTCATGGAGAGGAGGTTTTTCACTCCGACGATTGTAACATATAATACTGTCGTTGAAGTTTATGGAAAAGCCGGAGAAATTGAGAAGATGAATAACCAGTTTAAGAAAATGAAGCATTTAGGAATGAAACCTAATTCTGTAACGTATTGCTCGCTTGTAAGTGCGTATAGCAAAGCTGGGCTTATTGACAAAGTTGACTCAATCTTGAGGCATGTAGAAAATTCTGATGTTGTTTTGGACACTCCCTTCTTTAATTGCATAATTAGTGCTTATGGTCAAGCTGGCGACTTAAAAAAGATGGGCGAGTTATTCTTGGCAATGAGAGAAAGAAAATGCAAACCTGATAGCACCACCTTTGCGTGCATGATCCAGGCTTACAACACCCAAGGCATGACTGAGGATGCTAAAAAGATGGAGGACATGATGATTACTTCTAAAGATAGCTTAG ATACTAAGTTGATTGGATGCTAG